CTGTATACAAAAAAGCAACTCTCAATTTGGAAGAGTGGgaagcatctgcactgtaaaattaatgtggtatgaCATTGCTTTgcctgccatgactcagtgctaagAAGAAACCATGGTCATTGTAGTTTGTGAAATACTAGCATTCTTTGACAGTGATGACTAAAGACCATCTAAAACTATAGATCCCATAACTCtattgcattgagtcatggcagttaaagtggcatcaaactgtattaactaTGCAGATGcatgaaaaatgtgtttttctggTGTCCCTTTTTCAGCATATTGGGCTATctccaggcatgtagccaggagggggggggggcttgaggggctttagcccccccccccccccaaattctcagggtggtctgcaagaaggccttacatttattatttaaactgttatgtttattcatatcatgatttgatcaccatgctcaatatatcccatatgcatgggggtattgggacgactatacaaaaggtttgctagggcagatcTTCTCTCACTCAaacccagccccccccccaaaaaaaccccaaaatcccagcctctctcaaaccaaaatcctggctccAGGCCTGGCTATCTCTATTAACTCAACCTCTTCTAATCAAGCTCTGGAGGGGAAACCAGAGCAGAATACTGAGGTTATTCTGACCTTTGCCTGCCTTCTCCTGTGGTTGACCAGGGATTGAAGTGCATTCAGCCAAAAGGTCCAGTCATTCTCTGGATAGGAAGATGATCTCCAAGCAGTTTTTCAGCCAGATAGTTGTGACAAAATCCTTATAATCATATGGCTCATAGAATGAGTGTTAGGAAAAATCTGGTCTACCACTAAAAAATAGTTTTACATTCTGCTACACATTTTATGTGCCATTTTGCCAAtttgtttccaggcccaattctaggtgctggttttaacctataaagccctacatggcttcGATCCAGACACCATGTCACCTTATACAAACCAACCAAACAGCTAAGATCCAGAGGGGAGACCTTGGTATTGGCCCAGACACCTTCTGGCATGCAGTTTAAGAGGACCAGGGAGAGCTCATTTTCAGGGGTGGCTCCTGCACTATGGAACACACTGCCTGAAGCATTAGGTTCGACTCTTTCTTTAGTGGCATTCTGGAAGGGTGTGAAGACGTTCCTTTTCAAGAAAGCATTTAATTAAGCCAAATAAGTGTTAAAGCTCTAGGTTTTTATCTTGCTTTTAATGTTCACACCGTTTTAATTGTGTTTGCTATttcaaatatatatgttttaatgagTTGTTTAAACTTTGTATTGTATGTCTtcattcttttgtaaccaccttGAGTCTGTGTTTAGAGAAAGGCGAGATACAAATttctcaaataaaataaataataaataaatatgtgttcaATCGGGTTTAGAAATACCATTTACAGTGCGTTTCAGTTGCACAGGTGCAGTGACATCAGCATCTACATCACAGAAAATACATTGAAAGCCATTAATATTAAAACACCTTTAAATTGATAACTGAACACAATTCACTTGGCATTAATATGAGTAACTTGACAAAATGAATGCATTTCACCTAGTGTTACAATGCAGATAATGCCAACATGACTTAAAGAGAAAAACAGCCAACTCAGGGAACGGATGCAGTGGAATGGTGATACTATGCTTTGGAAGAAATTGCTGTATATGCCACAAATGATTTTTGGCTACTATCAACCATGATTTTTATTACATTATGGTAataatgaaacatgcagaatcatcacgggatgccttaaacctacacctgttgataaactctacaagttagctggcattgcccctcctaacgtgcgacgggaagttgctgctaacggtgagagaaaaaaggtcgaacattgcgaaagtcacccactgcatgactatcagcctcctcccaccagactcaaatcaaggaaggacttcatgagaaccaccactcctcttgatgttcctccagcaacagcaagggtgtctctctgggcagctaaacctggcaattctaactggatggccccccaagagggtcttcctccaggggcaaaccaagaatgggcaacttggaagtccctgaacagactcagaagtggagtgggcagatcaaaagacaacttggcaaggtggcactacctggaggaatcctccaccttgtgtgactgtggagcagaacaaacaactccgcatatgtatgcttgcccacagtgcCCTGCATCATGTACGGaaaaggagttgtttaaagctacagacaatgtggttgctgttgcccgcttttggtccaaaactatttagttgcttgtgatttctttttcttttcttttttccattatttgaaatgtatttgttgtacaatgcttttgacacgaaataaataaattacattatggttaAGATGGATTCATTGTTCTAATGTAGCAAACTGGTCTGAAAGTTTTAAGTGATCAGAAACAAGAATTAACTTTTCACTAGGGATATAATTCTTGACTAAGATGTTTCTAGAATATAGAGATGAGCAATTTCAGCAATTCTTTGCTCTctgtgagaaagtctttgaaaaccatTCAGTTTTCAGATTCTATTCACATTTCAGAACTTACTCTTTGCAAAAATCACACATGATTGTTCCCTTTAGAAAATGACCTCTTCtgcattaaaaaataatattaactTCTGGACAAAACATATAATTTTCTGTGTAGAGAAACCATGTTATCTAtgcagaccaattagatatgacttTTACATAGAATAAATCCGGCATTactgcattttctgcacagaaaacagcatacagtatatatatattgttccaggattaatatttctgtgttgaaatattattttctacccCCTCCCCACAAATCTGTTTGGTTCACAAAAAAAATCTACATACAAATCTTATACATAGTAAGCCCTGAACTATGAAGATTTTCATCAATCCAGATTCCATCTCGACAGAATTTCCCAATATTAAAGTAGTCATCATTTTATACCATTTCCAGACTATTTCCAAGTATTTATCCCATAtttatttaacacacacacacacacacacacacacacacacacacacacatatatatatatataagaatttTGTGTGATGGGACACagatattgtatgtatgtgtaaaatGATACAATATCTGTGTCCCATCACACAAAATTCTTACCCATTTTAGAGCTGGTTTTAAACATGCACTTTCATTGCACCTTATGAACAGGTTTTTCAGTTAAGAGTATCCATATCACTTAATTTCAtttcaaatgtattgtttttgGCTCCAGAAGTTAAGCCACAGCCACAGAGTAATGAAAAATGAACTTGTActgattaaatattttatttcacctTTTTATAATCTGTCTATAGTTTTGTGCCATGGTCATGTTAACTGCCTTTGGCTACCAAGCAAAATTAGCTTTTCAGGATTAATTCAAAAAATGTCACCATACTGTCTTTCCCACATTAATAACACATTAATCACATAAAAGAAATGTCTACTTTGAAGAATCTTTATTTAATCAGATATTGAAATTAAAGATTTTGGAAGTCATCCTTCTTCTCAGAGCGTCATTTATCTCCTTACTTCTCAAACTGTAAATAATGGGATTGAGTGTTGGGGTGATGGTAGAATAAAGCAGAGCTAAAAATTTATCAGTTTCAAGACTGTAGCTAGATGGGGGTCTCAGGTACATCGTACTTGCAGACCCATAAAACAAAATGATGACAATGAGGTGTGAGGAACAGGTGGAGAAAGCCTTCTGCCTACCCTTTGAAGTTGTGATTTTCAGGATCGTGGTGATTATGTGTACATAGGAACCTAGAATCAGCAAAAATGGAAACAGAGTAATTAATAGTCCCGCCATGAAAACAGTGATTTTATTGATAGTTGTATCTCCACAAGCGAGCCTCAGTAGTGGGGGAATGTCACAGAAAAAATAGTTTATGTGGTTGTCCTCACAGAAAGGCAGAGTAAATATGAAGCTTGTCTGTCCCAATGAAAGTGTCATCCCACTGGCCCATGATCCAGCCACTAGCCAGGTGCATAGCTGCTTACTCATGATGGACGAATAGCGCAGAGGGTTGCAGATGGCCAAGAAGCGGTCATATGCCATGGCAGCTAGAAGAAAGCATTCTGTGGTTCCCAGGAAGAGAAGGAAATACAGTTGGGCAGCACAACCAATGAAAGAGATGGTCTTGTCTTTTGAAAGAAAATTTGCCAACATCTTTGGGGTCGTGACAGATGTGTAGCAGATATCCACTAAAGAGAGACTGGCAATGAAATAGCACATTGGTGTGTGAAGAGAAGAATCAAGTCTGATAGTGATAAATATTAGGGCATTCCCCAGCAGGGACATAGTAtacataatgaaaaataaaatgaaaagcatACCTTGCATCTCTACATTGCCAGAAAATCCTAAAATGACAAATCCTATACTTTTGTTCTGGCCTTCCATGTGCTAGGATTCCTTGCCTAGAAGTAACAACAAAGAGGTGAAAGATAACTTCTGTGAAACAGAAGTTatgaattttatattttaaaccaTTTGGTCATGAATGTTATGTATAAATGCATAAATTATATTCatgcaagtatatatatatatatatatatatatatatatatatatatatatatatacatacagtagagtctcacttatccaacataaacgggctagcagaatgttggataagtgaatatgttggataataaggaggcattaaggaaaagcctattaaacattaaattaggttatgattttacaaatgaagcaccaaaacatcatgttagacaacaaatttggcagaaaaagtagttctatacgcagtaatgctctgtagtaattactgtatttatgaatttagcaccaaaatgtcacgatatattgaaaacattgactccaaaaatgcgttggataatccataatgttggataagcgagtgttggataaatgagactctactgtatgtgtgtgtgtgtgtgtatatatatatatatatatatatatatcaattatTATTTTGAGAATAATGTATCAATATTGACCAAAACCTCAGAATGCATTTGAATAAAACACCTCAAATATTGTAGACCTGCAAatattaacccaataaaaaccaGAGCATTAATACTGAGCACCTCTACACCAGAAAACTACCACATGGTTCTCTACATGCTTGGGATAGTTGCCCCTATTGAATTTCGCCAGTATAGATAAGGGGTACTTTCACAAATTTCTTCCTATCTCAAATAAttcacaagaaaagaaaaatgttggaTTCATTCATTGTAAATATAAACATGTATCCCCCATTTATTTGATTATCAACCATTCACATGTATGTTAATtaacagatattttttttttgataTCAGCAAGATTCATTACTAAATGTTTAAGTTGATGGTAAGTGTCAGGAAAAATGTATGCCAAAATTGATAGAATATCTCCTTTGAAATTGTCCATTTTTAGATAACTTCATTTTTCAAAGCACCAAAATCTAgccataaaaaaaaaacatttcctatCAGACAGCTAATCCAATCTATAAACAGCATTTTCCTACCTTCTCAGTTCTGTGGAGGATTTTCAACTACTATATCATCTACAAAAAGATTGTCTAAATGTACATAAAAAAGCTTCTCACTATACTAGTCATTATACCTTTGCTTCAGACACCTTTATTATCGCTGAACATCTGAAGGGAGATGACatccagaaggaggaggagagagtagTATCATGGGCATTACATCATTGTTCCTTCTTGACTGTACAATTGCTCATCTGTATACTGTTatcttctctgtagtggccccccggctctggaactccctccccagggagattagacaagcacccaccctgtcagccttcaaaaaacaattaaaaacctggctcttccagtgtgccttcaaataattatcCCCCATGACAGACCCCTTCCTAAAGGAATATTgatttattttgcactttactcTGCTCCTGTGTTAGAAAAAAACTGACCTCATACCCCACCCCAAATTCTTGCAGAGGACATTTCAGCactttgtccaggcactttataaAGTGTCCCATAACTATACATAATGGCACTTTGTCTTGACCGTCCCCTCCCCATTTTAACCATTAGTTAAATGTTGCCATATGTcattttatcatattattttactatgactgagttatattgttttattgtgttttaatctgcttcattttatctgtttgttgatactgtttatatatgcttttaatcttctttatgttttgtctttgggcttggccctatgttagccgccccgagtccctttggggagatgggggcgggatataaaaatagagtattattatttattattattatccatttataTCAGTTATAACCAATACatttcttccagatgttttgtattGTAGGAAACACCACTGCTAACTGCATGATTGGGGGACTCCTATTTAGTCCCATGGCTATAGTGCTGTAGGGTTCAACATCTAAATCAAGCTTCTGAAACAGGCCATTAGTGTTTTGGAAGTTGGGTGACATCAGGATGTTGATGACAGTCATAGCTGCTTCTCTGTCATTTGTCTCAGCCAGGGATGTGAAGGTGCTGGAACAGTGCCTAAATGCAGTTGCACTCCTCTTGAAGGAGCAAGTGTGCTGTCTGGAAATACTCCTCGGGTGcacctatactgcagaattaataccaATTGacgctactttaactgccatggctccatactatggaaccctgggagttgtaatttggtgatgcaccagtgtTCTTTAGCAGTCAAGGTCCagaaccttgggaaactacaactctcatgattccatagcatggagccactgcagttaaaaatggtgtcaaaatgcattaattctgcaccctTAGATCCATCCTTGTCACTAGAGATTCAGATAGACTCAGCTATGACTATCTAGGGCAGGTGACCTACCTACTTCCTAGACAGAGATGGTTTAGCCACAGTAGTCCACACAGTGGTACTTCTCTGTTAGACTAGAGCCAACTAAAATAATGAAGCCACTTCATTATTTGATCTCCCACATGGTGGCAGCAGCATTATAAGATGGCTAGGCAGttagcaaaactacctc
This sequence is a window from Anolis carolinensis isolate JA03-04 chromosome 6, rAnoCar3.1.pri, whole genome shotgun sequence. Protein-coding genes within it:
- the LOC100552144 gene encoding olfactory receptor 10A7; amino-acid sequence: MEGQNKSIGFVILGFSGNVEMQGMLFILFFIMYTMSLLGNALIFITIRLDSSLHTPMCYFIASLSLVDICYTSVTTPKMLANFLSKDKTISFIGCAAQLYFLLFLGTTECFLLAAMAYDRFLAICNPLRYSSIMSKQLCTWLVAGSWASGMTLSLGQTSFIFTLPFCEDNHINYFFCDIPPLLRLACGDTTINKITVFMAGLLITLFPFLLILGSYVHIITTILKITTSKGRQKAFSTCSSHLIVIILFYGSASTMYLRPPSSYSLETDKFLALLYSTITPTLNPIIYSLRSKEINDALRRRMTSKIFNFNI